One region of Bubalus kerabau isolate K-KA32 ecotype Philippines breed swamp buffalo chromosome 6, PCC_UOA_SB_1v2, whole genome shotgun sequence genomic DNA includes:
- the RUSC1 gene encoding AP-4 complex accessory subunit RUSC1 isoform X1 — protein sequence MAEAQSGTGQLQEQKKGLLIAVSASVDKIISHFGAARNLVQKVKAQLGDSRLSPDVGHLVLTTLCPALHALVADGLKPFRKDLITGQRRSSPWSVVEASVKPGSSTRSLGTLYSQVSRLAPLRSSRSRFHAFILGLLNTKQLELWFSSLQEDAGLLSLLYLPTGFFSLARAGCPSLSTELLLLLQPLSVLTFHLDLLFEHHHHLPLGPPQAPPPPGSPPALQQTVQAVLHWGGRLAQSLRGASGEAPPGPSAPSSSPSPCSWWEQLTQASRVYASGSAEGLPLPRWGSRRTQTAAEAAPERSLHTEEAVPGRGVWLGRLFGVPGGLPETESGAPKSRRPSSWLPPTVSVLALVKRAAPPEAPSSPKELEVSEPSTAQTHRAVRALCDHTAAGPDQLSFQRGEVLRVIATVDEDWLRCGRDGAEGLVPVGYTSLVL from the exons ATGGCAGAAGCCCAGAGTGGGACTGGCCAGCTGCAGGAGCAGAAAAAAG GTCTCCTGATAGCTGTTAGTGCTTCAGTGGATAAAATCATCTCGCACTTTGGGGCAGCCCGGAACTTGGTTCAGAAGGTGAAG GCCCAGTTGGGGGATAGCCGTCTGAGCCCAGACGTGGGGCACCTGGTGCTGACCACCCTCTGTCCGGCCCTCCATGCCCTGGTGGCCGACGGGCTGAAGCCTTTCCGGAAAGACCTCATCACTGGGCAGCGGCGGAGCAGCCCCTGGAGTGTGGTGGAGGCATCTGTGAAGCCAG GCTCCAGCACTCGTTCCCTCGGTACCCTGTATAGCCAGGTCAGCCGTCTGGCCCCGCTGAGAAGCAGCCGTAGCCGCTTCCACGCCTTTATCCTGGGCCTCCTCAA cACTAAGCAGTTggagctgtggttttccagtcTCCAGGAAGATGCAG GCCTGCTGTCCCTCCTGTACCTGCCCACTGGCTTCTTCTCCCTGGCCCGGGCTGGCTGCCCCTCCTTGTCCACggagctgctgctcctgctgcagcCACTGTCGGTGCTCACCTTCCACCTGGACCTGCTCtttgaacaccaccaccacctgccccTGGGGCCGCCGCAGGCCCCACCCCCCCCAGGCTCGCCTCCAGCCCTGCAGCAGACTGTGCAAGCCGTGCTGCACTGGGGGGGTCGGCTGGCCCAGAGCCTCCGGGGGGCTTCTGGGGAGGCCCCTCCGGGCCCTTCTGCCCCCTCAAGCTCTCCCAGCCCCTGCAGCTGGTGGGAGCAGCTGACCCAGGCCTCCCGGGTCTATGCGTCTGGCAGCGCCGAGGGCTTGCCTCTTCCCCGGTGGGGGTCCAGGCGCACCCAGACTGCAGCTGAGGCCGCACCTGAGAGGTCCCTGCACACAGAGGAAGCAGTACCAGGCAGAGGCGTATGGCTGGGGAGACTGTTTGGAGTGCCTGGGGGCCTCCCAGAAACTGAGAGCGGAGCCCCAAAGTCCAG GAGACCATCCAGCTGGTTGCCGCCGACAGTGAGTGTGTTGGCTCTGGTGAAGCGGGCGGCGCCTCCTGAGGCTCCCTCGTCTCCTAAGGAGCTTGAGGTCTCAGAACCCAGCACGGCGCAGACCCACAG GGCAGTCCGGGCTCTCTGTGACCACACTGCTGCAGGACCTGACCAGCTGAGCTTCCAGCGAGGGGAAGTGCTGCGTGTCATCGCCACTGTGGATGAGGACTGGCTCCGCTGTGGGAGGGATGGAGCGGAGGGGCTGGTACCCGTGGGGTATACCTCCCTGGTTCTCTAG
- the RUSC1 gene encoding AP-4 complex accessory subunit RUSC1 isoform X2, with product MAEAQSGTGQLQEQKKGLLIAVSASVDKIISHFGAARNLVQKAQLGDSRLSPDVGHLVLTTLCPALHALVADGLKPFRKDLITGQRRSSPWSVVEASVKPGSSTRSLGTLYSQVSRLAPLRSSRSRFHAFILGLLNTKQLELWFSSLQEDAGLLSLLYLPTGFFSLARAGCPSLSTELLLLLQPLSVLTFHLDLLFEHHHHLPLGPPQAPPPPGSPPALQQTVQAVLHWGGRLAQSLRGASGEAPPGPSAPSSSPSPCSWWEQLTQASRVYASGSAEGLPLPRWGSRRTQTAAEAAPERSLHTEEAVPGRGVWLGRLFGVPGGLPETESGAPKSRRPSSWLPPTVSVLALVKRAAPPEAPSSPKELEVSEPSTAQTHRAVRALCDHTAAGPDQLSFQRGEVLRVIATVDEDWLRCGRDGAEGLVPVGYTSLVL from the exons ATGGCAGAAGCCCAGAGTGGGACTGGCCAGCTGCAGGAGCAGAAAAAAG GTCTCCTGATAGCTGTTAGTGCTTCAGTGGATAAAATCATCTCGCACTTTGGGGCAGCCCGGAACTTGGTTCAGAAG GCCCAGTTGGGGGATAGCCGTCTGAGCCCAGACGTGGGGCACCTGGTGCTGACCACCCTCTGTCCGGCCCTCCATGCCCTGGTGGCCGACGGGCTGAAGCCTTTCCGGAAAGACCTCATCACTGGGCAGCGGCGGAGCAGCCCCTGGAGTGTGGTGGAGGCATCTGTGAAGCCAG GCTCCAGCACTCGTTCCCTCGGTACCCTGTATAGCCAGGTCAGCCGTCTGGCCCCGCTGAGAAGCAGCCGTAGCCGCTTCCACGCCTTTATCCTGGGCCTCCTCAA cACTAAGCAGTTggagctgtggttttccagtcTCCAGGAAGATGCAG GCCTGCTGTCCCTCCTGTACCTGCCCACTGGCTTCTTCTCCCTGGCCCGGGCTGGCTGCCCCTCCTTGTCCACggagctgctgctcctgctgcagcCACTGTCGGTGCTCACCTTCCACCTGGACCTGCTCtttgaacaccaccaccacctgccccTGGGGCCGCCGCAGGCCCCACCCCCCCCAGGCTCGCCTCCAGCCCTGCAGCAGACTGTGCAAGCCGTGCTGCACTGGGGGGGTCGGCTGGCCCAGAGCCTCCGGGGGGCTTCTGGGGAGGCCCCTCCGGGCCCTTCTGCCCCCTCAAGCTCTCCCAGCCCCTGCAGCTGGTGGGAGCAGCTGACCCAGGCCTCCCGGGTCTATGCGTCTGGCAGCGCCGAGGGCTTGCCTCTTCCCCGGTGGGGGTCCAGGCGCACCCAGACTGCAGCTGAGGCCGCACCTGAGAGGTCCCTGCACACAGAGGAAGCAGTACCAGGCAGAGGCGTATGGCTGGGGAGACTGTTTGGAGTGCCTGGGGGCCTCCCAGAAACTGAGAGCGGAGCCCCAAAGTCCAG GAGACCATCCAGCTGGTTGCCGCCGACAGTGAGTGTGTTGGCTCTGGTGAAGCGGGCGGCGCCTCCTGAGGCTCCCTCGTCTCCTAAGGAGCTTGAGGTCTCAGAACCCAGCACGGCGCAGACCCACAG GGCAGTCCGGGCTCTCTGTGACCACACTGCTGCAGGACCTGACCAGCTGAGCTTCCAGCGAGGGGAAGTGCTGCGTGTCATCGCCACTGTGGATGAGGACTGGCTCCGCTGTGGGAGGGATGGAGCGGAGGGGCTGGTACCCGTGGGGTATACCTCCCTGGTTCTCTAG
- the RUSC1 gene encoding AP-4 complex accessory subunit RUSC1 isoform X3, whose amino-acid sequence MLSPQRALLCNLNHIHLQHVSLGLHLSRRPELREGPLSTSPPPGDTGGKENRGPCSGTLVDANSNSPAVPCRCCQEHGAGLENQQDLAQEEEGAASPSDPGCSSSLSSCSDLSPDESPISVYSRDLPGNEDVHPQPSILPLEQGSPLASAGPDTCSPDSFCCSPDSCSEASSPSGPGLDSNCNALTTGQDLPSPGLEEEEEAEEQDLPTSDLPEADDEKIDAGKTEPSWKINPIWKIDKETTDASWKITENNNSGWKVNGNTIECWKTEPGKFDSSWKTNTGITDSGSKTDAGKIDGGWRSDVSEEPVPHRTITSFHELAQKRKRGPGLPLVPQAKKDRSDWLIVFSPDTELPPTGSLGSSQAPPREVTTFKELRSRSRAPPPPVPPRDPPAGWALVPPRPPPPPVPPRRKKNRPGLQPIAEGQPEEGRAGSPAAGEEAPASKEPEQPGPQVGTEAGPLLLPRPLVFRFSADGRPLLQGGSAAAAGSLLLAPLASWPGAGLRLLGAPSTPEEQLLPVRLSPVGAYSPPARGDLPCLASPELALLLSPLFPRSSTFPPVASPPCQVPAPPLPRPPRPPKAPRWTRSPPPPPRLLRSSWSFAGVPGAQRLWMAEAQSGTGQLQEQKKGLLIAVSASVDKIISHFGAARNLVQKAQLGDSRLSPDVGHLVLTTLCPALHALVADGLKPFRKDLITGQRRSSPWSVVEASVKPGSSTRSLGTLYSQVSRLAPLRSSRSRFHAFILGLLNTKQLELWFSSLQEDAGLLSLLYLPTGFFSLARAGCPSLSTELLLLLQPLSVLTFHLDLLFEHHHHLPLGPPQAPPPPGSPPALQQTVQAVLHWGGRLAQSLRGASGEAPPGPSAPSSSPSPCSWWEQLTQASRVYASGSAEGLPLPRWGSRRTQTAAEAAPERSLHTEEAVPGRGVWLGRLFGVPGGLPETESGAPKSRRPSSWLPPTVSVLALVKRAAPPEAPSSPKELEVSEPSTAQTHRAVRALCDHTAAGPDQLSFQRGEVLRVIATVDEDWLRCGRDGAEGLVPVGYTSLVL is encoded by the exons ATGCTGTCCCCTCAGAGGGCCTTACTCTGCAACCTCAACCACATCCACCTCCAGCATGTCTCTCTAGGCCTGCATTTGTCCCGCCGTCCAGAGCTCCGGGAGGGGCCCTTGAGCacatcccctcccccaggggacaCCGGGGGCAAGGAGAACcggggcccctgcagtggaacctTGGTGGACGCCAATTCCAACAGCCCAGCCGTGCCCTGCCGATGTTGCCAGGAGCATGGGGCAGGCCTAGAAAACCAGCAGGACCTAgcacaggaggaggagggggctgccTCTCCCTCAGACCCGGGCTGTTCTTCCTCTCTCAGCTCCTGCTCAGATCTTAGCCCGGATGAGTCCCCCATCTCAGTCTActccagggacctccctggcaacGAGGATGTTCACCCTCAGCCCAGCATCCTTCCCCTGGAGCAAGGCTCGCCCCTGGCTTCCGCAGGCCCAGACACCTGCTCCCCAGACAGCTTTTGTTGCTCTCCGGATTCCTGCTCTGAAGCTTCCTCTCCATCCGGTCCAGGCCTGGACTCCAATTGTAATGCCCTGACCACTGGCCAGGACCTCCCTTCCCCAGGgctagaggaagaggaggaggccgAGGAGCAGGACCTCCCTACCTCTGACCTCCCAGAGGCTGATGATGAGAAAATCGATGCTGGGAAAACCGAACCCAGTTGGAAAATAAACCCCATTTGGAAAATTGACAAAGAGACAACTGATGCTAGCTGGAAAATCACTGAGAACAATAACTCGGGTTGGAAAGTCAATGGGAATACTATTGAATGTTGGAAAACTGAACCTGGAAAATTCGACTCCAGTTGGAAAACCAATACAGGAATAACTGATTCTGGTTCGAAAACTGATGCAGGGAAAATTGATGGGGGATGGAGAAGTGACGTCAGCGAGGAGCCGGTGCCCCATCGGACAATCACGTCCTTCCACGAGCTGGCCCAGAAGCGCAAGCGGGGCCCAGGGCTGCCCCTCGTGCCGCAGGCCAAGAAAGACCGCAGTGACTGGCTCATCGTCTTCTCTCCGGACACCGAGCTGCCCCCCACAGGGTCGCTCGGCAGCTCCCAGGCGCCTCCCCGGGAAGTCACCACCTTCAAGGAACTCAGGTCCCGGAGCCGGGCTCCGCCCCCGCCAGTCCCGCCCCGAGACCCCCCAGCTGGCTGGGCCTTGGTCCCACCTCGGCCCCCACCGCCACCCGTCCCTCCCCGGAGGAAGAAGAACCGacctgggctgcagcccatagcAGAGGGGCAGCCCGAGGAGGGCAGGGCGGGCAGCCCAGCTGCTGGTGAGGAGGCCCCAGCTTCAAAGGAGCCGGAGCAGCCAGGTCCTCAGGTTGGCACTGAAG CCGGTCCCCTCCTGCTCCCTCGGCCCCTGGTTTTTCGGTTCTCGGCTGACGGGCGCCCCCTGTTGCAGGGTGGGAGCGCGGCCGCAGCTGGGTCTCTGCTCCTGGCGCCTCTGGCTAGCTGGCCAGGCGCTGGGCTGCGGCTCCTGGGGGCACCGAGTACCCCGGAGGAGCAGCTGCTGCCCGTCCGCCTGTCCCCGGTGGGGGCCTATTCGCCTCCGGCTAGGGGGGACCTTCCCTGCCTGGCCAGCCCTGAGCTGGCACTGCTGCTGTCCCCGCTCTTTCCCAGAAGTAGCACCTTTCCCCCCGTGGCTTCCCCACCCTGCCAGGTACCCGCCCCCCCGCTGCCACGGCCACCTCGTCCGCCGAAGGCCCCTCGCTGGACCAGGAGCCCACCGCCTCCGCCCAGGCTAC TCCGTAGTTCCTGGTCGTTCGCCGGCGTCCCCGGGGCCCAGCGACTGTGGATGGCAGAAGCCCAGAGTGGGACTGGCCAGCTGCAGGAGCAGAAAAAAG GTCTCCTGATAGCTGTTAGTGCTTCAGTGGATAAAATCATCTCGCACTTTGGGGCAGCCCGGAACTTGGTTCAGAAG GCCCAGTTGGGGGATAGCCGTCTGAGCCCAGACGTGGGGCACCTGGTGCTGACCACCCTCTGTCCGGCCCTCCATGCCCTGGTGGCCGACGGGCTGAAGCCTTTCCGGAAAGACCTCATCACTGGGCAGCGGCGGAGCAGCCCCTGGAGTGTGGTGGAGGCATCTGTGAAGCCAG GCTCCAGCACTCGTTCCCTCGGTACCCTGTATAGCCAGGTCAGCCGTCTGGCCCCGCTGAGAAGCAGCCGTAGCCGCTTCCACGCCTTTATCCTGGGCCTCCTCAA cACTAAGCAGTTggagctgtggttttccagtcTCCAGGAAGATGCAG GCCTGCTGTCCCTCCTGTACCTGCCCACTGGCTTCTTCTCCCTGGCCCGGGCTGGCTGCCCCTCCTTGTCCACggagctgctgctcctgctgcagcCACTGTCGGTGCTCACCTTCCACCTGGACCTGCTCtttgaacaccaccaccacctgccccTGGGGCCGCCGCAGGCCCCACCCCCCCCAGGCTCGCCTCCAGCCCTGCAGCAGACTGTGCAAGCCGTGCTGCACTGGGGGGGTCGGCTGGCCCAGAGCCTCCGGGGGGCTTCTGGGGAGGCCCCTCCGGGCCCTTCTGCCCCCTCAAGCTCTCCCAGCCCCTGCAGCTGGTGGGAGCAGCTGACCCAGGCCTCCCGGGTCTATGCGTCTGGCAGCGCCGAGGGCTTGCCTCTTCCCCGGTGGGGGTCCAGGCGCACCCAGACTGCAGCTGAGGCCGCACCTGAGAGGTCCCTGCACACAGAGGAAGCAGTACCAGGCAGAGGCGTATGGCTGGGGAGACTGTTTGGAGTGCCTGGGGGCCTCCCAGAAACTGAGAGCGGAGCCCCAAAGTCCAG GAGACCATCCAGCTGGTTGCCGCCGACAGTGAGTGTGTTGGCTCTGGTGAAGCGGGCGGCGCCTCCTGAGGCTCCCTCGTCTCCTAAGGAGCTTGAGGTCTCAGAACCCAGCACGGCGCAGACCCACAG GGCAGTCCGGGCTCTCTGTGACCACACTGCTGCAGGACCTGACCAGCTGAGCTTCCAGCGAGGGGAAGTGCTGCGTGTCATCGCCACTGTGGATGAGGACTGGCTCCGCTGTGGGAGGGATGGAGCGGAGGGGCTGGTACCCGTGGGGTATACCTCCCTGGTTCTCTAG